CAGGAACAGCGCCGCCACGGTGCGTTCGTTTTCCAGCGACAGGGCCGGCGGTCCGTCCAGCAGCGCCGTCACATCGGTCAGGTGGCCGCGCCAGTGCGCCCCCAGCTCCGGCGGCAGGCCGTTGTTTTCGAGCCGCTGGAGGATGTCGCGCGCCTCGCGGGAGATCTCGTCGAAGCGCCGGCGCAGCGACCGGTCGGTGAGCACCAGCGACTGCCGGGCCGCGCGCTCCAGGGTCTGGCTGCGCGCGTTCAGGCTCTGGGCCGCGGCGTTGAGCTGGATGGCCTCGGCCGCGCCGTGGCGGCTCTGGCCCATGAGCTGCTCCAGCGTGAAGATCGCGCGCAGCGAACTCGCGCCCTGCAGTCCGGCGATGAGCAGGAAGGCCAGCAGCAGCATCTGCTGGAACGACAGCCCCCCGAGGGCGGCGACGCCCTGCTGGCGGCGGAACAGGCGTGCGGCGAAACCCAAACCGGCCCCGCCTTCAGAGCGCCGCCACCGCGTCGTGGCCGGCCATGGCGACCTCGCCGCGCAGGGTGTAGGCCTTGGCCTCGGTGACCGTCACCTCCGCCATCTGGCCGATCAGCCGGGGGTGGCCGGCGAAGTTGACCACGCGGTTGCATTCCGTGCGGCCCATCAGCTCGCTGCCGTCCCGCTTGGAGACGCCTTCCACGAGGATGCGCTGCACCGAGCCCACGCGGCTCTCGCTGATGGAGCGGATGTTGGCATTGATCACCGCCTGCAGCTCCTGCAGGCGGCGCAGCTTGACCTCGTGCGGGGTATCGTCGTGCAGGCCGGCGGCCGGCGTGCCGGGGCGGGGGCTGAAGATGAAACTGAAGCTGTTGTCGAAATGCACGTCGTCGATGAGCTTCATCATCTTGCGGAAGTCTTCCTCCGTCTCGCCGGGGAAGCCCACGATGAAGTCGCTGCTCATCGCGAGGTCGGGCCGGATCGCCCGCAGCTTGCGGACCGTGCTCTTGTATTCCATGGCCGTGTAGCCGCGCTTCATGGCCATCAGGATGCGGTCGGAGCCATGCTGCACGGGCAGGTGCAGGTGGCTCACCAGCTTCGGGATGCGCGCATAGGCCTCGATGAGGCGCGGCGTGAATTCGTTCGGGTGGCTCGTCGTGTAGCGGATGCGCTCGATGCCGGGGATGTCGGCCACGTATTCGAGCAGCAGGGCGAAGTCTGCGCGTTCGGCCGTGTCGCCCATGGCGCCGAGGTAGGCGTTCACGTTCTGCCCCAGCAGCGTGACTTCCTTCACACCCTGGTCGGCGAGGCCCGCCACTTCGACGAGCACGTCGTCGAAAGGCCGGCTCACCTCCTCGCCGCGCGTGTAGGGCACCACGCAGTAGCTGCAGTACTTGCTGCAGCCTTCCATGATGGAGACGAAGGCGCTCGCACCTTCCACGCGGGCGGGCGGCAGGTGGTCGAATTTCTCGATCTCGGGAAAGCTGATGTCCACCTGCGGGCGCGCCAGTGCCTCGCGCTGCGCCAGCAGTTCGGGCAGGCGGTGCAACGTCTGCGGGCCGAACACCACGTCCACGTAGGGCGCGCGCTTGATGATCTCGTCGCCTTCCTGGCTCGCCACGCAGCCGCCGACGCCGATCTTCACGCCCCGGGCCTTCAGGTGCTTGATGCGGCCCAGGTCGCTGAAGACCTTCTCCTGCGCCTTCTCGCGCACCGAGCAGGTATTGAAGAGGATCAGGTCGGCCTCTTCCACATCCTGCGTGGGCTCGTAGCCCTGCGCGGCGTTCAGCACGTCCACCATCTTGTCCGAGTCGTACTCGTTCATCTGGCAGCCGAAGGTTTTGACGAAGACTTTTTTGGCCATGGCAGGAAATCCGGAAGAAGGCAGAAAGAGAAAGGCAGCCGCCCGCGGGCGAGGGCGCAGTCCCTGCCGCGGCGGGGACGTTGTGCAAGAGCGGCCTGGGTTGCGGGGAGCGTGCGGGGCCGGGCCCCGGTGGCTCAGCTCCCCGAGCCGAACAAGGTGTCGAACAGCGAAGAGCCGCCGCTGCCCTTGCGGGGCTGGGCGGCCTCGGCCTTGCTGAGGATCCAGGCCGCGTGCAGCATGCCCGTGGAAGGCTCGATCACGTAGTTGACCGTGAACGACTGCCCGATCACCGTGTGGGCCATCACCAGCGAGTTCTGCGGACTGAAGATGCGCATGCCGGGGGCCATGCGCACCGTGTTGCCGTTGATCTGGGCTTCCGCCGTGCTCAAGACCACCAGGGTGCCGCGCAGTGCGGCATCGGGGAAGTTGCGGACGCCGCCCAGCGAGGGCTGTACCTGCTGCGCTGCAGCGGGCACGGAGGCCGCCGCCGCGCCGAGCGCCAGCAGCAGCGCAGCCGCGCTGCGCAGCCGGCGGGAACGGAAAAGGTGTGTGTGGGGCTGGCAGCGGTTCATGGTGTTCATCCAGGGGCTGAGGCCCGGATTCTACGGGCCACCCGCCGGAATGCCGTGCGCGGGGCGCCGCCAGGGTGCGCCAAGTGTTGTGCCCGCAGAAAAAAGCGATATACTTGCGGGCTTCGG
The DNA window shown above is from Acidovorax sp. NCPPB 4044 and carries:
- the miaB gene encoding tRNA (N6-isopentenyl adenosine(37)-C2)-methylthiotransferase MiaB, which gives rise to MAKKVFVKTFGCQMNEYDSDKMVDVLNAAQGYEPTQDVEEADLILFNTCSVREKAQEKVFSDLGRIKHLKARGVKIGVGGCVASQEGDEIIKRAPYVDVVFGPQTLHRLPELLAQREALARPQVDISFPEIEKFDHLPPARVEGASAFVSIMEGCSKYCSYCVVPYTRGEEVSRPFDDVLVEVAGLADQGVKEVTLLGQNVNAYLGAMGDTAERADFALLLEYVADIPGIERIRYTTSHPNEFTPRLIEAYARIPKLVSHLHLPVQHGSDRILMAMKRGYTAMEYKSTVRKLRAIRPDLAMSSDFIVGFPGETEEDFRKMMKLIDDVHFDNSFSFIFSPRPGTPAAGLHDDTPHEVKLRRLQELQAVINANIRSISESRVGSVQRILVEGVSKRDGSELMGRTECNRVVNFAGHPRLIGQMAEVTVTEAKAYTLRGEVAMAGHDAVAAL